The Chanos chanos chromosome 16, fChaCha1.1, whole genome shotgun sequence genome has a window encoding:
- the phospho1 gene encoding putative phosphatase phospho1, translated as MRDSVFNCCFVPPTPAAVVDDELGRRRNATQPLLRSDCRFLIFFDFDETLVDECSDDAVVVAAPGGSLPGWLKDTYRPARYNEYMQRVLAYLAEQGVSPATIQGVAESLPPCPGIPSLLRFLQSRPPCDFEVVCVSDANTVFIEAWLQKAGFRPLFQRVISNPAHFDEDGRLHMRPFHAHDCQRCPVNMCKAEIVRRYTAQRVQERGGQPFQRVFYVGDGANDFCPSLTLSPRDTAFPRRDFPMHRLIREMEEAKPGELRANVVPWSSGEDVVHTLQKIMEERP; from the coding sequence ATGCGAGATTCTGTGTTTAACTGCTGCTTTGTCCCGCCCACTCCTGCTGCGGTGGTCGACGACGAACTGGGTCGCCGTAGGAACGCCACACAGCCGCTGCTCCGGAGCGACTGCCGCTTCCTCATCTTTTTCGACTTTGACGAGACGCTGGTGGACGAGTGCAGTGACGACGCGGTGGTCGTCGCGGCGCCCGGAGGCTCTCTCCCCGGTTGGCTGAAGGACACCTACAGACCCGCCCGCTACAACGAGTACATGCAGCGCGTGCTGGCCTACCTCGCCGAGCAGGGCGTGTCCCCGGCAACCATCCAGGGGGTGGCCGAAAGCCTCCCGCCCTGTCCCGGCATTCCGTCCCTGCTCCGTTTCCTACAGTCCCGCCCGCCGTGCGACTTCGAggtcgtgtgtgtgtccgaCGCCAACACTGTCTTCATCGAGGCTTGGCTGCAGAAAGCAGGGTTCCGCCCCCTGTTCCAGCGCGTAATCAGTAACCCCGCCCACTTTGACGAAGACGGGCGTCTCCACATGCGGCCCTTTCACGCCCACGACTGCCAGCGCTGCCCTGTCAACATGTGCAAGGCCGAGATCGTGCGCCGGTACACGGCACAGAGGGTCCAGGAGCGCGGGGGTCAGCCCTTCCAGAGGGTCTTCTACGTGGGCGACGGAGCCAACGACTTCTGCCCGTCGCTGACGCTGTCGCCGCGGGATACGGCGTTTCCACGGCGAGACTTCCCCATGCACAGGCTGATTCGGGAGATGGAGGAGGCGAAACCCGGAGAGCTCAGGGCCAACGTGGTGCCATGGAGCAGTGGAGAAGATGTGGTACACACTCTACAGAAGATAATGGAGGAGAGACCTTAA
- the natd1 gene encoding protein NATD1, with protein MAQAAQMNVLEINTPIRVEHDKKRRQFTIRLNGSHDRAVLLYEYVGKKTVDLQHTEVPDAYRGRGIAKHLAKAAMDFVVEEDLKAHLTCWYIQKYVKENPHPHYLEHILH; from the exons aTGGCACAGGCTGCTCAGATGAACGTCCTCGAAATCAACACTCCGATTCGGGTGGAGCACGACAAAAAACGACGACAATTCACCATTCGACTCAAcg GTTCTCACGACCGGGCAGTGCTACTGTATGAATACGTGGGCAAGAAAACGGTGGATTTGCAGCACACCGAAGTTCCTGACGCGTACAGGGGACGAGGCATTGCCAAACACCTGGCTAAG gctgCCATGGACTTTGTGGTAGAGGAGGATCTAAAGGCCCACCTGACCTGCTGGTACATTCAGAAATACGTCAAAGAAAACCCACACCCCCACTATCTGGAACACATCCTTCACTGA
- the tmem11 gene encoding transmembrane protein 11, mitochondrial encodes MASLGRRRGVPVNRERGVMAATECYIVHEIYNGENAQEQFEYELEQALEAQYRYIVIEPTRIGDETARWITVGNCLHKTAVLSGAACLLTPLALPVEYSRYVALPAGALSLACAALYGISWQFDPCCKYQVEYDSLKLSRLPLHTLTSSTPVVLVRRDDVHRKRLHNTIALAALAYCAKKIYELYAV; translated from the exons ATGGCGTCGTTGGGAAGGAGGCGCGGTGTCCCAGTCAACAGGGAGAG ggGAGTAATGGCGGCGACAGAGTGTTATATTGTCCATGAGATCTATAACGGCGAGAATGCACAGGAGCAGTTTGAGTACGAGCTGGAGCAGGCCCTGGAGGCGCAGTACCGCTACATCGTGATCGAGCCCACGCGCATCGGCGATGAGACCGCCCGCTGGATCACCGTGGGCAACTGCCTGCACAAGACGGCCGTGCTGTCGGGCGCGGCCTGCCTGCTGACGCCGCTGGCGCTGCCCGTCGAGTACTCGCGCTACGTGGCCCTGCCCGCGGGCGCGCTCAGCCTGGCCTGCGCCGCCCTCTACGGCATCTCCTGGCAGTTTGACCCCTGCTGCAAATACCAGGTGGAGTACGACAGCCTGAAGCTGTCTCGCCTGCCGCTGCACACGCTCACATCCTCCACGCCCGTGGTGCTGGTGCGACGGGATGACGTTCACAGAAAGAGACTCCACAACACGATAGCACTGGCCGCGCTCGCATACTGCGCCAAGAAGATCTACGAACTGTACGCCGTATGA
- the dhrs7b gene encoding dehydrogenase/reductase SDR family member 7B, producing MGLGFRRMERVLGMGVGPWAVGAVGLLILLRMIQRQRTTYSVQDKVVVITGASSGLGKECARVFHAAGARLILCGRDQVRLQELVQELGETTDGKRQTHTPCTVTFDLSKAETVAKAGEEILKCHGHVDVLINNAGVSYRGNILDTHISVQRDVMETNYFGPVALTQAILPSMVAKRSGHIVVISSVQGKISIPYRSAYSASKHATQAYFDCLRAEVERFGLHVSVISPGYIRTNLSLNAVTGDGSKHGVMDKTTAAGSDPADVARAVLRAVGQRQKDVLLTGAVPTLAVYIRTLWPALFFRLMASRARKELRAKEE from the exons ATGGGTCTTGGCTTCCG ACGTATGGAGCGCGTGTTAGGCATGGGTGTGGGGCCGTGGGCCGTTGGCGCGGTTGGGCTGCTGATACTGTTGCGGATGATCCAGAGGCAGAGAACTACATACAGTGTACAGGACAAAGTGGTGGTTATCACTGGAGCCAGCTCAGGACTGGGcaaag aaTGCGCTCGTGTTTTTCATGCAGCGGGGGCGAGGCTCATCCTGTGTGGCAGAGATCAGGTGAGGCTGCAGGAGCTGGTTCAGGAACTTGGAGAGACAACAGATGGAAAaagacag ACGCACACTCCCTGCACAGTCACCTTTGACCTGTCGAAGGCGGAGACGGTTGCTAAGGCGGGAGAGGAGATTCTCAAGTGCCACGGCCATGTGGACGTCCTCATAAACAACGCAGGTGTTAGTTACCGTGGCAACATCCTCGACACACACATCTCCGTGCAGAGAGATGTTATGGAGACAAACTACTTTGGCCCTGTGGCTCTAACCCaag ccATTCTGCCGTCCATGGTGGCGAAGCGGAGTGGACACATTGTTGTCATCAGCAGTGTTCAGGGAAAGATCTCCATCCCATACAGATCTGCCT ACTCAGCGTCGAAACATGCAACGCAGGCGTACTTCGATTGCCTGAGGGCGGAGGTGGAGCGGTTCGGCCTTCACGTGTCCGTCATCAGCCCTGGATACATCAGAACCAACCTGTCACTCAACGCCGTGACCGGCGACGGCTCCAAACACGgcg tgatggaTAAGACCACCGCGGCGGGGAGTGACCCGGCGGACGTGGCCAGAGCGGTTCTGCGTGCTGTCGGGCAGAGACAGAAGGACGTTCTGCTGACTGGGGCAGTGCCCACGCTGGCCGTCTACATCCGCACACTCTGGCCAGCGCTCTTCTTCAGACTCATGGCCTCCCGTGCCCGAAAAGAACTCCGCGCCAAagaggagtaa